In Nitrosococcus oceani ATCC 19707, the following proteins share a genomic window:
- the dnaA gene encoding chromosomal replication initiator protein DnaA produces the protein MPSSLWKHCLNHLEGELDPQEFNTYIRPLQAIQQGTSLQLYAPNQFVIDWVQNCAESRINALLSHYSSGRIEKALLEVGSCSLQPQPHIQAVELTSKSARSSSRVVDRIPESRLNKNYTFDSFVEGKSNQLPRAASHQVAENPGSAYNPLFIYGGVGLGKTHLMHAVGNYIRSRNPSARVVYLHSEQFVAEMIKALQLNAINEFKTRYRSVDILLIDDIQFFAGKERSQEEFFYTFNTLLEVQHQIILTCDRFPKEVNGLEERLTSRFGWGLTVAVEPPELETRVAILMNKASIENIILSDDVAFFLGRLIYSNIRELEGALRRVIAYSRFTHRPITMELTREALKDLLTLQEKLVTIENIQKTVAEYYKIRVSDLSSKRRSRVVARPRQTAMSLSKELTDHSLTEIGKFFGGRDHTTVLHACRKINELKSIDRRMAEDYHNLLKKLST, from the coding sequence GTGCCATCCTCGCTTTGGAAGCATTGCCTCAACCACCTAGAGGGAGAACTCGATCCCCAAGAGTTCAACACCTACATTCGCCCCTTGCAAGCAATACAACAAGGTACTAGTTTGCAACTCTATGCGCCGAATCAATTTGTCATTGATTGGGTACAAAACTGCGCTGAGAGCCGTATTAATGCTTTATTATCCCACTATAGCAGCGGTCGTATCGAAAAGGCACTTCTTGAGGTAGGTTCTTGTAGCTTGCAGCCTCAGCCTCATATCCAAGCGGTCGAATTAACCTCAAAATCTGCACGCTCTTCTTCTAGAGTAGTTGATCGGATACCTGAATCTAGACTCAATAAAAACTATACTTTTGATAGTTTTGTGGAGGGTAAATCCAATCAATTACCTCGCGCTGCTTCCCATCAAGTTGCGGAAAATCCCGGGAGTGCCTATAACCCTCTTTTCATTTACGGAGGGGTAGGCCTTGGCAAAACCCATCTAATGCATGCGGTAGGCAATTATATCCGAAGCCGTAATCCTAGCGCTCGGGTAGTTTATCTGCACTCGGAACAATTCGTTGCTGAAATGATTAAAGCCTTACAACTTAATGCTATCAACGAATTTAAAACTCGTTATCGCTCAGTAGACATTCTGCTTATCGACGATATCCAATTTTTTGCGGGAAAAGAACGTTCTCAAGAGGAATTTTTTTATACTTTCAACACTTTACTTGAAGTTCAGCATCAAATAATCTTAACCTGTGACCGTTTTCCCAAAGAGGTCAATGGATTAGAGGAGCGATTAACATCACGGTTTGGCTGGGGGCTAACAGTTGCTGTTGAACCGCCAGAATTAGAAACGCGAGTCGCAATATTGATGAATAAAGCCAGCATCGAAAATATCATTCTATCGGATGACGTAGCGTTTTTCCTAGGGCGCCTCATCTATTCCAACATCCGAGAGTTAGAGGGCGCATTGCGGAGGGTGATTGCTTACTCTCGATTTACCCACCGTCCGATTACAATGGAACTAACGCGTGAAGCCCTAAAAGATCTGCTAACGCTACAAGAAAAGCTAGTCACTATAGAGAACATCCAAAAAACAGTAGCTGAGTACTATAAAATTAGGGTTTCTGATTTATCATCAAAACGGCGCTCACGGGTAGTAGCTCGGCCTCGGCAAACCGCAATGTCACTTTCCAAAGAATTAACGGATCATAGTTTAACGGAAATTGGAAAATTCTTCGGTGGTAGAGATCATACTACCGTTCTGCACGCTTGCCGTAAAATAAACGAGCTCAAGAGTATAGATCGTCGAATGGCCGAAGACTATCACAATCTGCTAAAAAAGTTATCAACTTAA